A single genomic interval of Primulina huaijiensis isolate GDHJ02 chromosome 7, ASM1229523v2, whole genome shotgun sequence harbors:
- the LOC140981521 gene encoding protein GID8 homolog isoform X2 codes for MSLFWIVVEQLADIQAMTTSKKVITRDEWEKRLSDVKVRKEDMNKLVMNFLVTEGYVEAAEKFRMESGTEPEIDLATITDRMAVKKAVQSGNVEDAIEKVNDLNPEILDTNPQLFFHLQQQRLIELIRNGKVEEALEFAQEELAPRGEENRVFLEELERTVALLAFEDVNNCPVGDLLDISQRLKTASEVNAAILTSQSHEKDPKLPSLLKILTWVQNQLDEKVSYPRINDFSTAMLEDPAV; via the exons ATGTCATTGTTCTGGATCGTTGTTGAGCAACTCGCTGATATCCAAGCCATG ACTACATCAAAGAAAGTTATAACTAGGGATGAATGGGAGAAGAGGCTCAGTGATGTCAAGGTTAGAAAAGAGGATATGAACAAATTGGTGATGAACTTTCTGGTGACCGAGGGTTATGTGGAGGCTGCTGAAAAATTCCGAATGGAATCTGGGACTGAAC CAGAAATCGATCTTGCAACCATCACTGACCGCATGGCAGTGAAGAAGGCAGTGCAAAGTGGTAATGTGGAGGATGCTATTGAGAAAGTTAACGATTTGAACCCCGAG ATATTGGACACAAATCCCCAACTGTTTTTCCATCTCCAACAGCAACGGTTGATAGAATTGATCCGTAATGGAAAGGTGGAAGAGGCTTTGGAGTTTGCTCAAGAGGAACTTGCTCCAAGAGGAGAGGAAAAT AGAGTCTTTCTAGAAGAGTTGGAGAGAACTGTTGCGTTGCTTGCTTTTGAAGATGTCAACAACTGCCCCGTGGGTGACCTGTTAGATATATCACAGCGTCTTAAGACTGCTAGTGAAGTGAATGCAGCCATCCTTACCAGCCAAAGCCATGAAAAAG ATCCTAAGCTTCCAAGCTTATTGAAAATACTGACATGGGTGCAAAACCAGCTAGACGAGAAAGTTTCTTATCCTCGAATCAATGATTTTTCTACAGCTATGCTCGAAGATCCTGCTGTCTGA
- the LOC140981786 gene encoding uncharacterized protein isoform X2, with protein sequence MGSEGEGFGEWQLPLAPSGAPLYLQRDEHLTHFDNSVNAVSFGFVATAILISMFIVMAIFEKFIRTTSPEDSPPSGGRRGLSDVEAQSHVRGLNSKISIQPKVISVVMPGDSVPKFIANPAPVPLPPEHVSWPSHRQERL encoded by the exons ATGGGAAGTGAAGGAGAGGGTTTCGGGGAATGGCAGCTGCCGCTGGCGCCTAGTGGTGCGCCGTTGTACTTGCAGAGAGATGAGCATCTGACGCATTTTGATAATTCTGTGAATGCAGTTTCTTTTGGGTTTGTTGCCACGGCTATTCTCATTTCCATGTTTATTGTGATGGCCATATTTGAAAAGTTTATTAGAACGACCTCACCAGAGGACTCGCCACCCAGTGGTGGCCGCCGGGGACTTTCCGACGTTGAGGCGCAAAGTCATGTCCGAGGCTTAAATTCTAAG ATATCTATCCAACCCAAAGTTATTTCTGTTGTGATGCCCGGTGACAGTGTTCCAAAGTTCATTGCAAATCCTGCCCCTGTTCCATTGCCTCCAGAGCACGTTTCATGGCCTTCCCATCGACAGGAACGACTATAA
- the LOC140981380 gene encoding uncharacterized protein, whose product MGSCISTNLTSVVPKTVKTHCKSKSKRTRKQFRGTGSGEASSISPPHTVPFSDEETVKEVLSEIPTVAKQLSPLPEQNETPFSKAAHFLTDFSKIPYEKHPEGTVTKQPCVAFGGNELPEEMPEICSTRGCGVGGLEKIKEKRKKKSNGNDIVRDVYQKSPARLKNRPSSEVKREKTLGKSQGRATESSVDRSRPGSISSSGHGKRKDIGEISGRRSRSPVSRTYDCSSKTDLGRSPSSRRLGKSLGRVGSGLGDRLRKVDEGKESGGDKSLTSNEMLENPVVSLECFIFL is encoded by the coding sequence ATGGGAAGCTGCATTAGCACCAACCTCACCTCAGTAGTTCCGAAGACAGTGAAGACACATTGCAAATCGAAATCAAAAAGAACCAGAAAACAATTCCGTGGCACTGGCAGCGGCGAGGCTAGCAGCATATCCCCGCCACACACTGTACCATTTTCAGATGAAGAAACAGTCAAAGAAGTCCTCTCCGAAATCCCCACCGTTGCTAAACAACTGTCACCTTTACCCGAACAAAACGAAACTCCGTTCAGTAAGGCCGCCCATTTTTTGACAGATTTTTCCAAGATTCCATATGAAAAGCACCCAGAAGGTACCGTCACGAAGCAACCCTGCGTGGCGTTCGGGGGTAACGAGCTCCCGGAGGAGATGCCTGAGATCTGCAGCACCCGTGGTTGCGGTGTTGGTGGTTTGGAAAAGATTAAGGAGAAGAGAAAAAAGAAGAGCAATGGAAACGATATAGTCCGCGACGTATACCAGAAGTCTCCGGCGAGGCTCAAGAACCGTCCCTCCAGCGAGGTGAAGAGGGAAAAGACGTTGGGGAAATCTCAGGGTCGGGCGACCGAATCTTCAGTGGATCGTTCAAGACCCGGATCCATATCTTCGTCCGGGCATGGAAAGAGAAAGGACATCGGTGAAATCTCCGGAAGACGGTCAAGGTCTCCGGTGAGCCGAACGTACGACTGTTCGTCGAAAACTGATCTAGGTCGGAGCCCATCATCCAGAAGATTGGGAAAATCTCTTGGACGGGTCGGATCCGGGTTGGGGGATAGACTCCGGAAGGTGGACGAAGGGAAAGAGAGTGGTGGAGACAAGTCACTGACCAGTAATGAGATGCTTGAAAACCCAGTTGTATCCCTGGAATGTTTTATATTTCTCTAG
- the LOC140981786 gene encoding uncharacterized protein isoform X1, which yields MGSEGEGFGEWQLPLAPSGAPLYLQRDEHLTHFDNSVNAVSFGFVATAILISMFIVMAIFEKFIRTTSPEDSPPSGGRRGLSDVEAQSHVRGLNSKVRSNSPKISIQPKVISVVMPGDSVPKFIANPAPVPLPPEHVSWPSHRQERL from the exons ATGGGAAGTGAAGGAGAGGGTTTCGGGGAATGGCAGCTGCCGCTGGCGCCTAGTGGTGCGCCGTTGTACTTGCAGAGAGATGAGCATCTGACGCATTTTGATAATTCTGTGAATGCAGTTTCTTTTGGGTTTGTTGCCACGGCTATTCTCATTTCCATGTTTATTGTGATGGCCATATTTGAAAAGTTTATTAGAACGACCTCACCAGAGGACTCGCCACCCAGTGGTGGCCGCCGGGGACTTTCCGACGTTGAGGCGCAAAGTCATGTCCGAGGCTTAAATTCTAAGGTCCGCTCTAATTCTCCTAAA ATATCTATCCAACCCAAAGTTATTTCTGTTGTGATGCCCGGTGACAGTGTTCCAAAGTTCATTGCAAATCCTGCCCCTGTTCCATTGCCTCCAGAGCACGTTTCATGGCCTTCCCATCGACAGGAACGACTATAA
- the LOC140981521 gene encoding protein GID8 homolog isoform X1: protein MMLFHVIEPECIPTMSRFYHGFVTTSKKVITRDEWEKRLSDVKVRKEDMNKLVMNFLVTEGYVEAAEKFRMESGTEPEIDLATITDRMAVKKAVQSGNVEDAIEKVNDLNPEILDTNPQLFFHLQQQRLIELIRNGKVEEALEFAQEELAPRGEENRVFLEELERTVALLAFEDVNNCPVGDLLDISQRLKTASEVNAAILTSQSHEKDPKLPSLLKILTWVQNQLDEKVSYPRINDFSTAMLEDPAV, encoded by the exons ATGATGTTGTTTCACGTTATTGAACCCGAATGTATTCCAACTATGAGCAGATTTTATCATGGATTTGTA ACTACATCAAAGAAAGTTATAACTAGGGATGAATGGGAGAAGAGGCTCAGTGATGTCAAGGTTAGAAAAGAGGATATGAACAAATTGGTGATGAACTTTCTGGTGACCGAGGGTTATGTGGAGGCTGCTGAAAAATTCCGAATGGAATCTGGGACTGAAC CAGAAATCGATCTTGCAACCATCACTGACCGCATGGCAGTGAAGAAGGCAGTGCAAAGTGGTAATGTGGAGGATGCTATTGAGAAAGTTAACGATTTGAACCCCGAG ATATTGGACACAAATCCCCAACTGTTTTTCCATCTCCAACAGCAACGGTTGATAGAATTGATCCGTAATGGAAAGGTGGAAGAGGCTTTGGAGTTTGCTCAAGAGGAACTTGCTCCAAGAGGAGAGGAAAAT AGAGTCTTTCTAGAAGAGTTGGAGAGAACTGTTGCGTTGCTTGCTTTTGAAGATGTCAACAACTGCCCCGTGGGTGACCTGTTAGATATATCACAGCGTCTTAAGACTGCTAGTGAAGTGAATGCAGCCATCCTTACCAGCCAAAGCCATGAAAAAG ATCCTAAGCTTCCAAGCTTATTGAAAATACTGACATGGGTGCAAAACCAGCTAGACGAGAAAGTTTCTTATCCTCGAATCAATGATTTTTCTACAGCTATGCTCGAAGATCCTGCTGTCTGA
- the LOC140981521 gene encoding protein GID8 homolog isoform X3, whose translation MMLFHVIEPECIPTMSRFYHGFVTTSKKVITRDEWEKRLSDVKVRKEDMNKLVMNFLVTEGYVEAAEKFRMESGTEPEIDLATITDRMAVKKAVQSGNVEDAIEKVNDLNPEILDTNPQLFFHLQQQRLIELIRNGKVEEALEFAQEELAPRGEENRVFLEELERTVALLAFEDVNNCPVGDLLDISQRLKTASEVNAAILTSQSHEKAMLEDPAV comes from the exons ATGATGTTGTTTCACGTTATTGAACCCGAATGTATTCCAACTATGAGCAGATTTTATCATGGATTTGTA ACTACATCAAAGAAAGTTATAACTAGGGATGAATGGGAGAAGAGGCTCAGTGATGTCAAGGTTAGAAAAGAGGATATGAACAAATTGGTGATGAACTTTCTGGTGACCGAGGGTTATGTGGAGGCTGCTGAAAAATTCCGAATGGAATCTGGGACTGAAC CAGAAATCGATCTTGCAACCATCACTGACCGCATGGCAGTGAAGAAGGCAGTGCAAAGTGGTAATGTGGAGGATGCTATTGAGAAAGTTAACGATTTGAACCCCGAG ATATTGGACACAAATCCCCAACTGTTTTTCCATCTCCAACAGCAACGGTTGATAGAATTGATCCGTAATGGAAAGGTGGAAGAGGCTTTGGAGTTTGCTCAAGAGGAACTTGCTCCAAGAGGAGAGGAAAAT AGAGTCTTTCTAGAAGAGTTGGAGAGAACTGTTGCGTTGCTTGCTTTTGAAGATGTCAACAACTGCCCCGTGGGTGACCTGTTAGATATATCACAGCGTCTTAAGACTGCTAGTGAAGTGAATGCAGCCATCCTTACCAGCCAAAGCCATGAAAAAG CTATGCTCGAAGATCCTGCTGTCTGA